Proteins from a single region of Gordonia hongkongensis:
- a CDS encoding RrF2 family transcriptional regulator, translating to MQLTRFTDIGLRVVMRLAVSGQHGSVATALTTKDLARELAVPYTHVAKVVGRLSELGVVHARRGRTGGLTITELGRDARVGWLARSLEGDGEVVECEGAQPCPLRHACRLRGSLARAVAAFYESLDSETVADLAREPTTAVLLSLSSRPPRDGPVSEAAAPTAT from the coding sequence ATGCAACTGACGCGCTTCACCGACATCGGCCTCCGGGTCGTGATGCGGCTGGCCGTCTCGGGTCAACATGGCTCTGTTGCAACAGCTCTCACCACCAAGGATCTCGCCCGCGAACTCGCGGTCCCATACACACACGTCGCCAAGGTCGTCGGAAGGCTGTCGGAACTCGGCGTCGTACACGCTCGGCGCGGTCGAACCGGCGGGCTGACGATCACTGAACTCGGCCGCGATGCCCGCGTCGGGTGGCTCGCCCGTTCGCTCGAAGGTGACGGCGAGGTCGTGGAATGCGAAGGCGCACAACCCTGCCCGTTGCGCCACGCCTGCCGGCTCCGGGGGTCCCTCGCCCGAGCGGTCGCCGCATTCTATGAGAGTCTCGACTCCGAGACGGTCGCCGATCTCGCCCGCGAGCCGACGACCGCGGTGTTGCTGTCGCTGTCGTCCCGGCCGCCGCGGGACGGACCGGTATCCGAAGCTGCCGCACCCACAGCGACCTGA
- a CDS encoding globin domain-containing protein yields the protein MLSDTQRATIAATLPAVEGSLAEITPRFYRGLFAAHPDLLDNLFNRTHQKSGDQPQALAGSIAAFARLQLEPDVRRQRFILDRIAHKHASLGVTADQYAVVHEHLFAAIVEVLGAAVTPDVADAWDQLYWDMADLLIASEAELYAAADVGPGQVWREVRVTDRVQVSPDTIALTVDAVDGDLPRFRPGQYISVQVPLADGARQIRQYSLTGSPAESRWRFSVKLAGEVSAHLHEHVFEGDLLDVSTPFGDLVLPDDDAPLLLASAGIGCTPVIGLLTALSEKRDTRPVTVLHADRSRDRQPHRGMLAALVDSLPSGRLIQWYESASPHVVSDAIRIGQMTLDNLDVERDAHIMLCGPTGFLSSMREAFVGRDVDESRIHYETFGPELLRTGAR from the coding sequence ATGCTGTCTGACACCCAACGCGCGACGATCGCCGCCACGCTTCCCGCCGTCGAAGGGTCGCTTGCGGAGATCACCCCGCGCTTCTATCGGGGACTGTTCGCCGCGCATCCCGATCTGCTCGACAATCTCTTCAACCGCACGCACCAGAAGTCGGGTGATCAGCCGCAGGCCCTTGCCGGTTCGATAGCCGCGTTCGCTCGTCTCCAGCTCGAGCCCGACGTCCGTCGCCAGCGTTTCATCCTCGACCGCATCGCACACAAGCACGCCTCACTCGGGGTCACAGCCGATCAGTATGCCGTTGTGCACGAGCATCTTTTCGCTGCGATCGTCGAAGTGCTCGGCGCTGCGGTCACTCCCGACGTCGCGGATGCCTGGGATCAGCTGTACTGGGACATGGCCGACCTGCTCATCGCATCGGAAGCCGAACTGTATGCCGCCGCCGACGTCGGTCCCGGGCAGGTCTGGCGTGAGGTCCGGGTCACCGACCGCGTGCAGGTCTCTCCCGACACGATCGCGCTGACCGTCGATGCAGTCGACGGTGATCTGCCGAGATTCCGACCTGGACAATACATATCGGTGCAGGTCCCCCTGGCCGACGGCGCCCGGCAGATCCGCCAGTACAGCCTCACGGGCTCGCCAGCGGAGTCGCGATGGCGGTTCAGTGTCAAACTCGCCGGCGAGGTGTCGGCGCATTTGCACGAGCACGTCTTCGAAGGTGACCTCCTCGATGTCAGCACGCCCTTCGGTGACCTGGTGCTGCCCGACGACGACGCTCCGCTCCTGCTGGCTTCGGCCGGGATCGGCTGCACACCTGTGATCGGGCTGCTCACCGCCCTGTCGGAGAAGCGCGACACCCGGCCGGTGACCGTCCTCCACGCCGACCGTTCGCGGGATCGTCAGCCGCACCGCGGCATGCTGGCTGCGCTGGTCGACTCGCTCCCGTCGGGCCGGCTGATCCAGTGGTACGAGAGCGCCTCGCCGCACGTCGTCTCGGACGCGATCCGCATCGGACAGATGACCCTCGACAACCTCGACGTCGAGAGGGATGCTCACATCATGCTCTGCGGTCCCACCGGATTCCTGTCGTCGATGCGTGAGGCCTTCGTCGGTCGCGACGTCGACGAGAGCCGGATTCACTACGAGACATTCGGACCGGAACTGCTCCGGACCGGCGCCCGATGA
- a CDS encoding FadR/GntR family transcriptional regulator yields MTEANKSGRRPAYQVVADALRVRILAGELTPGTRLPPDTDLRAEFGVGQSTVREAIRSLASENLVHTTRGVTGGTFVATPDISQLSAHLEAGVTLLAAAEGVTVDQLMEVRQLTEVPAAGVAAYRHTDAHLEELRATIFDASGEIGPEVYANNQEFHRVLLRAADNPLLDLITVPVFRVIGSRFSRDAAPEDFWKCVDEDHRAILDAVEKRDSMTAMTLMRRHLDHLGDVYKQMDLLRRQG; encoded by the coding sequence GTGACGGAAGCGAATAAGTCTGGCCGACGCCCGGCGTACCAGGTCGTGGCCGACGCGCTTCGCGTACGCATCCTGGCGGGTGAACTGACCCCCGGTACCCGGCTGCCACCCGACACAGACTTGCGGGCCGAGTTCGGCGTGGGGCAGAGCACCGTCCGGGAGGCCATCCGGTCGCTCGCCAGCGAGAATCTCGTCCACACGACGCGCGGGGTCACCGGTGGAACGTTTGTCGCCACCCCCGACATCAGCCAACTGAGCGCTCACCTCGAAGCCGGGGTCACGCTGCTCGCGGCGGCCGAGGGCGTGACTGTTGACCAACTGATGGAGGTCCGGCAGCTCACCGAGGTCCCGGCCGCCGGCGTGGCCGCGTACCGCCACACCGACGCACACCTGGAAGAGTTGCGCGCCACCATCTTCGACGCCTCGGGCGAGATCGGTCCGGAGGTGTATGCGAACAACCAGGAGTTCCACCGCGTGCTGCTCCGGGCCGCGGACAATCCGCTTCTCGACCTGATCACCGTGCCGGTCTTCCGCGTCATCGGCAGCCGATTCAGCCGCGACGCCGCGCCCGAGGACTTCTGGAAGTGCGTCGACGAGGACCACCGCGCCATCCTCGATGCGGTAGAGAAGCGGGACTCCATGACGGCGATGACCCTCATGCGACGCCACCTCGACCACCTGGGTGACGTCTACAAGCAGATGGACCTGCTCAGACGCCAGGGCTGA
- a CDS encoding amidase: MLSVAEQLNTVISWVPDELRSDPAAAPGPLSGVRIGVKDNIEVGGVLSTCGSEYFADRVAESDAACVGALKRAGGVITSTLNLAEFAVGVTSQNSAAGGAVNPWSPSRVPGGSSGGSGVAVAAGVVDVALGTDTGGSIRLPAACCGVTGLRPSVGLLDMSGIFPVSADFDTVGPLARSAVQVRETFAVLAGADPVPLRTGPLRISMPWPFVTDDVDPAVRDAVRVAAELLRELGHSVVDVPVRHSESAQDVVYTLIYSDLAKTHAERLRDEPERFQPATRERIRLGLSISDDQVVAARQQRDVFRAGTAELFDEVDVVLTPAMPGDVPPLGGGDAVVAQARRMGQLTYPWSLHDGPTLALPVGTHPSGMPIGAQLTAVKGGEGTLFALAEQFQAQTDWHRRLPPARVGVG; this comes from the coding sequence GTGCTTTCCGTCGCCGAGCAATTGAACACGGTCATCTCCTGGGTCCCCGACGAGTTGCGTTCCGATCCGGCTGCGGCGCCGGGTCCGCTGTCCGGGGTGCGGATCGGCGTCAAGGACAACATCGAGGTCGGCGGAGTGCTGTCCACCTGTGGGTCGGAGTATTTCGCCGACCGGGTGGCCGAGTCCGACGCCGCCTGTGTGGGCGCGCTGAAGCGTGCGGGCGGGGTGATCACATCGACGTTGAATCTCGCCGAGTTCGCTGTCGGGGTGACGAGTCAGAACTCGGCGGCGGGTGGTGCGGTGAACCCGTGGAGCCCGTCGCGGGTGCCGGGCGGTTCGAGCGGCGGGTCGGGTGTCGCGGTGGCTGCGGGAGTCGTCGACGTCGCGCTCGGTACCGACACCGGCGGGTCCATCCGCCTGCCCGCCGCGTGCTGCGGCGTGACCGGTCTCCGGCCGTCGGTCGGACTACTCGACATGTCCGGGATCTTCCCGGTCAGTGCGGATTTCGACACCGTCGGTCCACTGGCACGATCGGCCGTTCAGGTTCGGGAGACGTTCGCGGTGCTCGCGGGCGCTGACCCGGTACCGCTGCGGACCGGTCCGCTGCGGATCTCGATGCCGTGGCCGTTCGTCACCGACGACGTGGATCCGGCGGTGCGGGACGCGGTGAGAGTTGCCGCGGAACTGCTTCGCGAACTGGGCCACAGCGTCGTCGACGTACCGGTCCGTCACAGCGAATCGGCGCAGGACGTCGTGTACACCCTCATCTACTCGGACCTGGCGAAGACCCACGCCGAACGCTTGCGGGACGAGCCGGAACGCTTTCAGCCGGCCACTCGTGAGCGAATTCGGCTCGGCCTCAGCATCTCCGACGACCAGGTCGTCGCTGCTCGGCAACAGCGTGATGTGTTCCGCGCCGGGACTGCTGAGTTGTTCGACGAGGTCGATGTGGTGCTCACACCGGCGATGCCCGGCGACGTCCCGCCGCTCGGTGGAGGTGATGCCGTTGTGGCTCAGGCGCGTCGGATGGGACAGCTCACGTACCCGTGGTCCCTGCACGACGGACCGACGCTCGCCCTGCCGGTGGGTACCCATCCGTCCGGCATGCCGATCGGGGCGCAGTTGACCGCGGTGAAGGGTGGCGAGGGAACGCTGTTCGCTCTCGCCGAGCAGTTCCAGGCGCAGACGGACTGGCATCGACGGCTCCCGCCGGCCCGGGTCGGTGTGGGCTGA
- a CDS encoding hydantoinase B/oxoprolinase family protein: protein MAKALMPTDGVSLAAEANRTWNTVEVDPITLRVIGGALNSMAKEMAQVLYRMAYSSLIRESEDLGAGIFDVNGRELCESDSTPMHCGSIPAYIRGVNRKLAGTYKPGDVILHNHPYHGAAHSPDYGVIIPIFWEGEHIGFAGCTGHVSDIGGNFPGLCMDVVDVWAEGKLMDSMKIYDGGVRNDMLIQHILDNVRTPEQNRGDLEALIACSRIGEKRFVELLEKYGLDVVMSAADRWMDYSEEMLRSRIRQIPNGSYEAPIGYLDDDGKNRGVPLKVAVRVQVEDEDVLIDLTGSNDQVPTAFNVPFEGSVLPVAVSAIRTILLDEHLTEEFVPQNDGCFRPVRAYAPEGTIFNPDFPASCFARFSQVNRIFDSINLALAPVLPERAIAGSSAALCAIAYSGLAEDGESYWVYIEINEGSYGARNGKDGMDAVDALMANTRNNPIEELELNHAMRAERYELRDESPAPGQWRGGIGSVRTWYMQTDTFLGSEADNRTDPPAGALGGGDGASGSFIRNPGTPDEEVLFSKVTQEVIREGERLEIRMPSGGGFGDPFLRDPFAVLSDVWDEYLTAEEARQDYGVVVNTEDWTVDAAATDRLRASRVAS, encoded by the coding sequence ATGGCGAAGGCCCTGATGCCCACGGACGGCGTTTCGCTTGCCGCCGAGGCGAACCGGACATGGAACACCGTCGAGGTCGACCCGATCACGCTGCGCGTCATCGGTGGTGCGCTGAACTCGATGGCCAAGGAGATGGCCCAGGTCCTCTACCGGATGGCGTACTCGAGCCTGATCCGCGAGTCCGAGGATCTCGGCGCGGGCATCTTCGACGTCAACGGTCGCGAACTGTGCGAGTCGGATTCGACTCCGATGCACTGCGGTTCGATCCCCGCCTACATCCGTGGCGTGAATCGCAAGCTCGCCGGGACCTACAAGCCGGGTGACGTGATCCTGCACAACCACCCGTATCACGGTGCGGCGCACTCCCCCGACTACGGCGTGATCATCCCGATCTTCTGGGAGGGTGAGCACATCGGTTTCGCGGGTTGCACCGGACACGTCTCCGACATCGGCGGCAACTTCCCCGGCCTGTGCATGGACGTCGTCGACGTCTGGGCCGAGGGCAAGCTGATGGACTCGATGAAGATCTACGACGGCGGCGTCCGCAACGACATGCTGATCCAGCACATCCTGGACAACGTGCGTACCCCCGAGCAGAACCGTGGCGACCTCGAGGCCCTCATCGCGTGCTCGCGAATCGGCGAGAAGCGGTTCGTCGAGCTGCTCGAGAAGTACGGCCTCGACGTCGTGATGTCCGCCGCCGACCGGTGGATGGACTACTCGGAAGAGATGCTGCGCAGCCGGATCCGTCAGATCCCCAACGGCAGCTACGAAGCACCGATCGGTTATCTCGACGACGACGGCAAGAACCGCGGTGTGCCGCTGAAGGTCGCGGTGCGCGTGCAGGTCGAGGACGAAGACGTCCTCATCGACCTCACCGGCTCGAACGACCAGGTGCCGACCGCGTTCAACGTGCCGTTCGAGGGTTCGGTGCTGCCGGTCGCGGTCAGCGCCATCCGCACGATCCTGCTCGACGAGCACCTCACCGAGGAGTTCGTCCCGCAGAACGACGGTTGTTTCCGTCCGGTGCGCGCCTACGCGCCGGAGGGCACGATCTTCAACCCGGACTTCCCGGCGTCGTGCTTTGCACGCTTCTCCCAGGTGAACCGCATCTTCGACTCGATCAACCTGGCGCTCGCGCCGGTGCTGCCCGAGCGTGCGATCGCCGGGTCGTCGGCGGCTCTGTGCGCCATCGCCTACTCGGGACTCGCCGAGGACGGCGAGTCGTACTGGGTGTACATCGAGATCAACGAGGGCTCGTACGGTGCGCGCAACGGCAAGGACGGCATGGACGCCGTCGACGCCCTGATGGCCAACACGCGCAACAACCCGATCGAGGAACTCGAGCTCAACCACGCCATGCGCGCGGAACGGTACGAACTCCGCGACGAGTCGCCTGCTCCCGGTCAGTGGCGCGGCGGCATCGGCAGCGTGCGGACCTGGTACATGCAGACCGACACCTTCCTGGGCTCCGAAGCCGACAACCGCACCGACCCGCCGGCCGGCGCCCTCGGTGGCGGCGACGGCGCGTCCGGATCGTTCATCCGCAACCCCGGCACTCCAGACGAGGAGGTGCTGTTCTCCAAGGTGACCCAGGAGGTCATCCGCGAGGGCGAGCGACTCGAGATCCGGATGCCGTCGGGCGGCGGCTTCGGCGATCCGTTCCTGCGCGACCCGTTCGCCGTCCTCTCGGACGTGTGGGACGAGTACCTCACCGCCGAAGAGGCACGCCAGGACTACGGTGTCGTCGTGAACACCGAGGACTGGACGGTCGACGCAGCGGCCACCGACCGGCTGCGTGCGTCCCGGGTGGCGTCCTGA